The genomic DNA tttaccaaaaatatatatagatatgataatttataaatatattaaacataaataattaaatatatatactaaaaacaaataaatatcaaaatctctgtaaaaatatttatgaaattgtCAAACCAATAGTATCAATCTTTTATTGTAACCCCAAATAGtctaaaactcaataattgaaataacaaaataaaacagaaaaataaaccaatttAAAACTTTAAGTTCTTCATATCCGTCAACTTGTAGAATCTGGTCATCGTCAAACTCGCAATCAATAtcatcaagttcttcttcattgtCGGATATGAAATCATCTAACTCTCTAATTTGATCTGGATCATCAATGGTTGATCGAAATGGTTCTTCTTCACCTATATCACCTTGTAAATCGAATTGTAAGTCCTCTCCATCATTGGAAATCCCATCAACTAACCATGATTGAGCATTAGAAGCATGATTCCCAACCAATATATCATCATTATTCTCCTTTTGTCTCTTCCTTTGGTTCATCAATCTTAAATTAAATTGGACATACACAAGATTGTTCATTCGACTTACAGCAAGTCTGTTTCGTTTCTTTGTATGTACCTACATATAATAGTAGGGAGCTATATAAATTAACTGAACCATTGAACTATATGCATAAAAATCAAGGTAATTGAAAATTAGAGCAAAATAAAGTCTAACCCCTTCAAATGTACTCCAGTTTCATTCACATCCGGATGAACTTGTAGTCAAAGCCAAAATTCTCTTAGCCATTTTTGCTAAATTAGGAAAAGCATTTCCATATGTTTCCCACCAATaaactaaaaatgtaaaatataaacaaatgtaAATGATCTAAGTAAACATGATCGTGATGGAGTAGAACTACATGCTCGTGTTCTGTAAAAACCTGCAAGTGTTCTGTTTGAAAAAAACCTGCAAGTGTACCAATGAAACgatgatacaaaaaaacaatgatGCAAATCCATGctttgtttggaaaaaaaccTGTTCGtgctctgtttttaaaaaaacatgatcATGCTATGTTTTAACCAATGAAACGATGATACAAAGAAACGATGATGCAAATCCATGctctgtttgaaaaaaaaacttgttcgtgctctgtttttaaaaaacatgatTGTGCTATATTTCAACTATGTACTCGTGCTCTGTTTGAAAAAAACATGATCGTGCTTTGTTTGAAATAAACCTGGATCATAATCCTCCTTCTGGCAGCCTATGATGGCCCATGGTTTTCCAAAGTtcccttctttgtttttgtaaatcgCCAGTTCAGAGTTGATGACTTGACATTGTGTGTTGACATCATTGGGGAAAAATGCAGAGACACACTTAAAGACTGCATTTGATACCTCATCACTGGAGGCTTGGCTTGAATCTTTATAGAAGTAGTATGGGTTCCACAAATAACCTGTCAGATGCAAAGGATTGTCAAGTCGACCCTTAATCTTTTCTTCAATGATACTCAATATCGGCTTAACATTTTTTTCCACATGTTTTAATCCATCACTGATCTGTTTCTTTGCTTCTATCAGTTCTCCATGCAGAAATACCATTGTAGGCTTCTTATCTCCATCAACAAGTCGAAGCAGTTTGACCAATGGTCCAAAAACATTCAAGCACATTATCACCCCATTCCAAAATTTAACACTCATCACTGTGTTAAATGCCTTGATTCCTTTGGAATGTTTCGACCATTTGCAGTTTCTCCACTCACCGCTAGAAAACATGGCTGCTAGTTGATCCCTCTTGTCCAAGAGACTTTGCAAAGTAAGAAATGATGATGCAAATCTAGTAACACCAGGTCTCACAATGTTTGTCCTATTTGTGAATGTTCTCATCAACGCCAATGTCTTATGATGAGCATATATGAAGATTGTGAAGTCTTTCGCCATCTGAATTGTGCCTTTGAACCTTGTGAGTTTCGATATGCTTTCAAGCATCAAATTGATGGAGTGAGTCGCACATGATGTCCAAAATATACTCGGCTTGATCTCTTTCATCATTCTTGCCGCAACCATATTGTTAGCAGCATTATCAGTAACCACTTGAACTACATTCTCTTCACCAATCTCCTCAATGCAGCCTTTGACATACTCAAAAATATATCCACCTGTATGAGCCTCATCTGAACTATCTTTAGATGAGCGAAACATTGTACCTCCTTTGCAATTAACACACAGATTCATGATACTTCTCCTTTTTCGATCAGACCAAGCATCTGTCATAATCTTGCATCCATTCTTCttccactcttcttcttgtggttTCAGCAAACCATGAAGTCTATCAACCTCTTCCTTAAGTAAAGGCTCTCGAAGTTGGTGTTGACTTTGTGGTGTGACTCCTGGACCAAATTTTCCTATAGCTTCAGCCATTAGCTTAAACTCATCGTTTGCTATGGTATTGAAATGAACCCCTAAAGCATACACCCACCTAGCAATATATTGTTGAACCTTGTGTAGCTTCTCTTTCCAAAGAGCATCATTGATATTTTGTTGCCTAGTTGGAAGAGGTCTAGATTCTGGATTGATGTTTGTTGCAAACTTATCCATTGGACCAAGTGTCCTTTGCATCTTTCTTGAACCCATTTCTTCAAGTTCAATCACATCATCCATATCTCCACTGCCATGAACATTAACTGTCTGCCGCAGCTCATCATCTAgagttaccttcttcttcttcttcttctttgcttcctcGATAGCAGTCTTGCACTTCTCTTGATCATCCTTTGATGATCTTGGACAAGCATAAACGTTTCCAGGAATTTTGGCAATGTGTTCTTTTATCCTGTAAGCACCTCCCGAAAATTCTTTTCCACACAATTTGCATTTAACTTTGTCGAGATTCTTCGAATCAGACATCCATATTCCCAAGCAACATCTTTCGAGTTTCTCTTCAAAACTGTAGAATCTGACACTCCACTAGGTTCCTCATTCAAACCAGAATTCATTGGAACTTGAGATTCctgaaaataattacaaaagatAAATATGCATTGAGATTCCATCGTATCAATGTTTGATGAtatcaaaacagagttttacGATTTCAAGCAGAGTTTTACTATAtcaatactctgtttttatgatatcaaaacagagttttacagtatcaaaattcaaaactcaaacctAGTTTAACGATGTTAAGTATCATAGATCTATagtcaacaagacaacaacaatagTCTATAGATGATaaagccaaaaaagaaagatcacataatcaaaacaagagaATGGGAGTAAAGAAAACCTGAAGACTCTCTGTATATAGAATGAAGTTTAAGAAAAGTGTCACGGCAGTAGAAAACGAATAAAGCTTAGGGTTTCTTCAATTTATAGGTTTCGTTTTATAGCTTGATtgaaggttaaaaaaaaacaaaatacggACGTATATATGATAACAATATAATCGTTCGTATATACGCCGTTTAAGTAACCGAATTCGACCAACCCGTATATGTTTAAACCCTTAGCCTATAAACGGTACAGTGGGTCATCGTTTACCGTATACTCACCGTATATATGGTCGCATAGGCCGTATTTTAGAACATTGCTAAATATGATGTGATTTTCCCAAAATATAGACACTTTAAAGTAAATAGACTGACAATACTAGAATTCGGAAGGGTCGCAAAATTGGATAATAATGATGAGAACATAACCGGTTAACCGGAGTAAACCGGCATTATTTATATCGAAAATAGAGttgagattattttgtttttgtttatctttaaTTAGAGGGATTGTATCTCCACTTAGTCAAGGGGTTTAGTGggcttgtttctttcttcttctgtatttAAATATCATCGATTAATAATAGCAATGCAAGTGCTGATGCTGAACATGAATCAAACAGCCAGAGGTAAGTCCAACAGCTACTATTGTTCTGGGTAGATTTAAAGGTTAAACATGAATGGTTTAGATTCTTTTTCCTTATCTACTCGCCGTTAAGTAGATAGGAACCAATATCCGAGAAGGTAGTCGCATGAATGCATGTCTTAAGTCTATTATGGCCTTCCATTTTATAAGTTGGGTGTCCATGGAAGGTGTTGCCAGAACGTTAATCacaaatatttcaaaagattttagaaatttcgtaataaatatttttgggaaaacCACTTTGCCTAGGCTTGTTTGTTCATCATCTGGAAATGGGTTGTTTTGGCTTGGCAGTGTTGCATTGTCAGAGATTGAGAGGAAATGGAAGGAAGAGCTGGATCAAGAACTTGAAAGAAAGCGAAGAGGTAACTGCAATTTTCATGAACTCATTGTTGCGCACTGCACATTTCTTCGTCTTTTCCAGCATTTCATATGTCTCACATGACCACGTTGTTTCTAGTGGTGTATCATTTTTTTACCACAATATATGTacataaaatcaaatttcaatGTAGAGATTACACGGCAAGCAGGGATGGGATTTTCATCCCCTAGAGACAGAAGCTTGAGTCGACATAGAGAGAAGTCGAGATTTGCATCTCCAGGCAAATGATCTGTACAAAAAGTCCAGCCAATTTTGCACTTTTGTCTCTAAGGCTCTTGCTGTTTCTAAAGCTTTGCTTTTTATAATTCGACTGCTCAACTAGTATATATGATATACCTATATATAATGTTCCTCGTATGAGCTAACTTGcagtttgaatatatatagctaaaagCCTAAACTATTTGCTGAAGTACAGTGTGATGTGAGAGTGTTGGAGTTGAGCCAACCACAGAGCATATAGGTTTTATAAGATGAATTGCCAGATTTGTTctatgttttgtgtttatttgaaTCATTTAGCTATTggtttacaatatatattcGACTTTTTAACAACTTCTACAATATACATAGGCGAATTACTTGACCTATCTACAATCACTGGATCTATAAAAACAATAAGTGTTGTAACAAAGCCACCGTTATCTCAAAGAAATTGCATGAACATGCAAGAATGTCATGCATACCACATTACCAGACAACAGGCACATCAAGTGCACTAGACTAAACATAGAATTGTGACATACAGTATACTGATGCAAAGAAACATATGGAATTTGACCCATACTAACATAGAATTTAAATCTAGATCACAATATACAGAATGCACATTGGAaacttgagagttgagaagtTGCATTCTTAAATAAACTGATAAAATTGTTGCATAGAAACATAATTCATATCACATTACTTAACTCAAACATCATTTGTGAAGAAACTATACTTACGTAAGTGAAATggatcatttttgtttataaatatatttttacatttatgcATGCAtttagctaatatatatatatatatatatataaaacattggCTTTATAAacgaaaatatgttttatagttCTCCGTACCTTTGGTCGGCGCCGTGTGTATGCATATATGGTTGTAAACTTGTAAGTGGCAAAGATGTTTTTAATCGTGCATCACACTATTAGAATCCCCCAAACATGATTATCCAATTAGTCACCTttcaagataatattttttttaggttctcTTGAAAGTTTGAATACCTTaacatttttcttatataaaccATTTGATGAAATTGTTCTCAACATCCCACTTCaaacaccaagaacacaaaATACGAACTAGCTAAAAGGCTATAAGGAACTCTATCTGCAATGGCGATCACAAGCACCTCCTACGCGATTTGTCTCATCCTCTCTTTGGCCACCATTGCCACTGCTGATTACGATGCACCCTCATCTCCTAAACCCACACTCCCACCTCCAGTTTACACTCCATCGGTTCACAAACCTAGCCTCCCAACTCGTGTTTACACAGCACCTGCCCAAAAGCCAACTCTCCCACCTCCGGCTTACACTCCACCGGTTTACACTAAGCCAACTCTCCCACCTCCGATTTACACCATGCCGGTCTACAAACCTACACTCTCACCTCCGGTGTACACTAAGCGAACTCTCCCATCTCCGCTTTACGCTCCACCGGTCTACAAAAAGTCTCCAAGCTATTCTCCTCCACGTCCATATGTACCAAAACCAACCTACACTCCACCCACCAAGCCATATGTCCCAGAGATCATTAAAGCCGTTGATGGCATCATCTTATGCAAAAACAGCTACGAAACCTACCCTATTCAAGGtacaaaaatacttaaaaatatattttataaaaatgaattcTTGTTTATAACCTTGGACATGTGTGAATGCATAAACCATCCTTCCTAATTAAAAAGATTCGAACCTAAGGCATATATAACAGAAACTTTTAGTTCAAATTATAAACTTTGGTTGATTAATTTTCATGTAGGAGCAAAGGCAAAGATTTTGTGTTCCGAGATGGGATCTTACGGGAAAAGCAAGAACGAGGTTGTGATCTACAGCAATCCAACTGATTCTAAGGGGTACTTCCACGTGGCGTTAACCCATATCAAGAACCTATCTCACTGCCGTGTCAAGCTCTACGCATCTCCAATCGAGACTTGCAAGAACCCCACCAATGTCAACAAGGGCCTCACCGGAGTTCCTTTGTCGATGTACTCCGACAAGAACATAAAGCGTTTTAACGTTGGTCCTTTCTACTTCACCGGTTCCAAGGCTGCTCCCACCACTCCCAAATACTGATCATCATCACATTACTATGAAGATGAACTTGCATGGCATATAATGTCGCTTAAatcaatttattatttgaaaatcttttttCTCTGGAAAAATGTTCTTATATGTTTGTTCCGAATTCATTTGATTCATTGCACAACCAATGCATTATGTTTTTCtatttcatataataaaattttaagaagaaaaacaatatgtgattatgtatgaaaaattcaatagtaatatatattttatttttgtagatgaTAAAATTTATTACTTCTGATGGTCATTGCGTCAACGTCTTGTTTATCTTTAAAACCCATACAAACAATAGTTTAGTCGCTAGTCTCATGCTCCTGGTAACgcttgaaacaaaaacccatCAAACATAAATTAAGTAGGAATAAATTCTACTTAAAGCTAATACATAAATCGTCTAAAAATCGTCTAAAAAACATTTTGCAAATACCTAATCATAGGGGAGGAGGTTAAATATCTTGGTTTACTGGAACAATCTGGCAAAAAGATGAATGAGATGTTCCATTACATCATTGAAAgggtaaaaaacaaaatatcttccTGACGAGGACGACTTCTATCACCAGCTGGTAAGGAAATACTTATAAAGTCTGTGGCTTTAGCAATGTCTGTTTACTCCATGTCCTGTATTAAACTGCCAATGGGTGTGCTACCTGACATAGAAAGCATTTTACAAAAGTTCTGGTGGGAAAAAAGTAATAAAGACCGAGGAATTCCTTAAATTGCTTGGAAACGTTTACAACACACAAAATCGGAAAGGGCTTTAGGATTCAAAGATTTGGCAAATTTTAATGACACCTTACTTGCCAAACAAGCTTGGCGTCTTATACAACATCCAAACTCCTTATTTgccaaagtttttaaaagcagATACTACAGAGATGATTGTATTTTAGATGCAAAACAGAGAGCAAACCAGTCATACGGGTGGTCATCAATACTTGAAGGTCTTAAAATTATCAAGTTAGAATACAGATATATTGTTGGTGATGGCAAAAGTATTCGTGTAAACCAGGACAACTTTGTACCAGATCATCCACCGAAACCGATTCTCAGCACCAACCCAAACGACACTCTGCTGCATGTCTCTGACCTTATCGTAACATAGGGAGCACACCGGCAATGGGATACTGAGAAGATTAGGGAAGTCATATCTGATGAAGATCAAGAAATCCTTACAAATACATATCTACCACAATCAACCCTCCATGACAAAATTATATGGAATTACAATAAAAGTGGTGATTACACAATTCGATCAGGATACTGGCTATCAATGCATAACCCGAACCAACCAAATAACCTTCCGCCTATACCCCATGGATCCCCTGATCTAAAAAGGAAGATTTGGAAGCTAAATATTATTCCTAAGCTCAAACATTTCCTCTAGCGTATATTATCTAAATCCTTACCTACCCTTACACGCTTAGGCTCTCGTGGAATGAATCTGGACCCAATTTGCCCCAGATGTTTTCAAGCAGACGAAACTATAGAACACATTCTTTTTCTATGTCCTTATGCTGAATCAGTCTGGCAAATATCTAATGTTCCTGTTTCCTTACTATACACCACATATACGAATGCTGAATCCTTCATTGCAGTTTTGGTAATCATAATTgtagtacaactacaaataataTGAAACTTTTACCATTTTGGCTCCTGTGGCATCTTTCGAAAAGTAGGAACTCGTTTGTTTTTGAAGGGATACAGGATAAACCGAATACCATTCTTCTTCGTGCTCTGTCAAATAATCGAGAATGGAACTCGATTCACAATAACAACCACCACAGAATCATTCAGGACAGGATGCAGACAAAGAGAACATGGACCAAACCTCCGGCGCCTTACATTAAATGTAACTACGATGCCAGTTTTGACTACAACACTAATCAAGCTAAATGTGGATGGATACTCAGAGATCAAGATGGTATCTCCCAAGGATGGGGGGCTTCAGTGTTAGGTTATGCATCGTCACCTTTACAAGCTGAAGCAAAGACATTATTAGCGGCGACACAACAAAGCTGGATTAGAGGTTTAACAAATGTTATGTTTGAAGGAGACAATGAGACCCTCACTGCAATGCTTAACGAAGAACAGTTTGATATATCAGTGTTTAATATCATTCAAGATATCAAGGCATGGTCATCCAAATTCAAAAAggctaaatttgtttttgctcCTAGAGACTGTAATAATACTGCTCATTATTTAGCTAATTTTGGTtgtatttcaaatattttttactCAGGGTGCTTTTCACCTCCTGTCTGGCTTTCAAACCAGTTGTATAACGATTATTCCCattcattaatataattcatttttgctgaaaaaaaaaaagctaatacATAAAATGAAAGATTGATCAACAAGCAATAATCCTTCCCAAATAACACCAACTAAACCTAGAGCTACAAGCAGTTCCGGTTTTTTTGGGTCGTcgtttacatattttgattctCTTCATAGATTTGTTTGATTACAT from Camelina sativa cultivar DH55 chromosome 7, Cs, whole genome shotgun sequence includes the following:
- the LOC104701013 gene encoding proline-rich protein 1-like; the protein is MAITSTSYAICLILSLATIATADYDAPSSPKPTLPPPVYTPSVHKPSLPTRVYTAPAQKPTLPPPAYTPPVYTKPTLPPPIYTMPVYKPTLSPPVYTKRTLPSPLYAPPVYKKSPSYSPPRPYVPKPTYTPPTKPYVPEIIKAVDGIILCKNSYETYPIQGAKAKILCSEMGSYGKSKNEVVIYSNPTDSKGYFHVALTHIKNLSHCRVKLYASPIETCKNPTNVNKGLTGVPLSMYSDKNIKRFNVGPFYFTGSKAAPTTPKY
- the LOC104704562 gene encoding uncharacterized protein LOC104704562, giving the protein MSDSKNLDKVKCKLCGKEFSGGAYRIKEHIAKIPGNVYACPRSSKDDQEKCKTAIEEAKKKKKKKVTLDDELRQTVNVHGSGDMDDVIELEEMGSRKMQRTLGPMDKFATNINPESRPLPTRQQNINDALWKEKLHKVQQYIARWVYALGVHFNTIANDEFKLMAEAIGKFGPGVTPQSQHQLREPLLKEEVDRLHGLLKPQEEEWKKNGCKIMTDAWSDRKRRSIMNLCVNCKGGTMFRSSKDSSDEAHTGGYIFEYVKGCIEEIGEENVVQVVTDNAANNMVAARMMKEIKPSIFWTSCATHSINLMLESISKLTRFKGTIQMAKDFTIFIYAHHKTLAVKFWNGVIMCLNVFGPLVKLLRLVDGDKKPTMVFLHGELIEAKKQISDGLKHVEKNVKPILSIIEEKIKGRLDNPLHLTGYLWNPYYFYKDSSQASSDEVSNAVFKCVSAFFPNDVNTQCQVINSELAIYKNKEGNFGKPWAIIGCQKEDYDPVYWWETYGNAFPNLAKMAKRILALTTSSSGCE